The following coding sequences lie in one Miscanthus floridulus cultivar M001 chromosome 9, ASM1932011v1, whole genome shotgun sequence genomic window:
- the LOC136482314 gene encoding long chain base biosynthesis protein 2a-like, with amino-acid sequence MVRLPYTTALTTLFSYGLLFAFGQLRDFFRKFVDWFKAKNIKGYAPICLGLEDFYVRRLYLRIQDCFGRPIASAPDSWFDVVERTSNDNNKTLQCTSNTTRCLNLGSYNYLGFAAADEYCTPRVIESLKKYSASTCSVRVDGGTTKLHAELEELAARFVGKPAAILFGMGYVTNSAIIPCLIGKGGLIISDSLNHNSIVNGARGSGATVRVFQHNSPAHLEEVLREQIAGGQPRTHRPWKKIIVIVEGIYSMEGELCKLPEIIAVCKKYKAYTYLDEAHSIGAVGQSGRGVCELLGVDPADVDIMMGTFTKSFGSCGGYIAASKEIIQHLKQSCPAHLYATSMSPPAVQQVISAIKVILGEDGSNRGAQKLARIRENSNFFRSELKKMGFEVLGDNDSPVMPIMLYNPAKIPAFSRECLRQKVAVVTVAFPATPLLLARARICISASHTREDLMKALDVISRVGDLVGIKYFAAEPPKIAEADHDKLE; translated from the exons ATGGTGAGGCTGCCGTACACGACGGCGCTGACCACGCTGTTCAGCTACGGGCTGCTCTTCGCCTTCGGCCAGCTCAGGGATTTCTTCCGCAAGTTCGTCGACTGGTTCAAGGCCAAGAACATCAAG GGGTACGCGCCGATCTGCCTGGGCCTGGAGGATTTCTATGTGCGGCGCCTGTACCTGCGGATCCAG GATTGCTTTGGTAGGCCGATCGCAAGTGCACCAGATTCATGGTTTGATGTTGTTGAGCGCACCTCAAATGACAATAACAAGACATTACA GTGTACCTCAAATACCACCAGGTGCCTCAACCTGGGCTCCTACAACTACCTTGGCTTTGCTGCAGCAGATGAGTACTGCACACCACGCGTTATTGAGTCTCTCAAGAAATACTCAGCAAGCACCTGCAGTGTCCGTGTTGATGGCG GTACAACCAAGCTTCATGCTGAGCTGGAGGAGTTGGCTGCGCGTTTTGTTGGAAAGCCTGCTGCTATCCTATTTGGCATGGGTTATGTTACAAACTCTGCCATCATTCCCTGCCTAATTGGAAAG GGTGGGCTGATAATTAGTGACTCTCTGAATCATAACTCAATTGTCAATGGCGCGAGAGGATCCGGTGCAACTGTTAGGGTTTTCCAGCATAACT CCCCTGCTCATTTGGAAGAGGTCCTGAGAGAGCAGATAGCTGGTGGTCAACCACGGACACACAGACCATGGAAGAAGATCATTGTCATTGTTGAGGGTATCTATAGCATGGAAGGGGAGCTGTGTAAACTCCCTGAGATTATAGCTGTCTGCAAGAAATACAAG GCTTACACATATCTGGATGAGGCCCATAGCATTGGTGCTGTTGGGCAGTCTGGCCGCGGTGTTTGTGAACTCCTTGGGGTTGACCCAGCTGATGTAGATATAATGATGGGTACTTTCACCAAGTCTTTTGGATCTTGTGGTGGATATATTGCCGCATCAAAG GAGATAATTCAGCACCTGAAGCAGAGTTGTCCGGCCCATCTGTATGCTACTTCCATGTCACCACCAGCAGTCCAACAAGTTATCTCTGCCATTAAAGTTATCCTTGGGGAGGATGGCTCCAACAGAG GTGCCCAAAAACTTGCACGCATCCGCGAGAACAGTAATTTCTTCAGGTCAGAACTCAAGAAGATGGGTTTTGAGGTTCTTGGTGACAATGACTCTCCTGTCATGCCCATAATGCTTTACAATCCGGCTAAGATTCCTGCATTCTCTAGGGAATGCCTTAGACAAAAG GTTGCTGTTGTTACCGTGGCATTTCCTGCgacacctcttcttcttgctagggCACGAATCTGCATTTCTGCTTCACACACTAGGGAGGACCTGATGAAAGCCCTTGAT GTTATCAGCAGAGTTGGTGACCTTGTAGGCATCAAGTACTTCGCTGCAGAACCACCAAAGATCGCTGAAGCTGATCATGATAAGCTGGAGTAG